Proteins co-encoded in one Accipiter gentilis chromosome 33, bAccGen1.1, whole genome shotgun sequence genomic window:
- the NPRL3 gene encoding GATOR complex protein NPRL3 isoform X10: MDLLFHGAKVSKTDPSPKREMPTMILFNVVFALRANADPSVINCLHNLSRRIAIVLQHEERRCQYLTREAKLILAIQDEVSAMSETTEGPQSPFHHILPKCKLARDLKETYDSLCTTGVVRLHINNWLEVSFCLPHKIHYVATNFIPPEAIERSLKSIRPYHALLLLNDEKSLLNELPLDCSPALVRVIKTTSAVKNLQQLAQDADLALLQVFQLAAHLVYWGKAIIIYPLCENNVYMLSPNASVCLYSPLADAFSCQFRGHNLPSMLSKFSLPVSLSEFKNPLAPPVQEVFNTSFLTLQTQLIQMVIWMLQHRLLIQLHTYVCLMVPPNEEDFRAQDEDMPFTARVGGRSLSTPNALSFGSPTSSDDMTLTSPSMDNSSAELIPGGDSPLNKRMTENLLASLLEHEREAILNVPAAQNPEDLRMFARLLHYFRGRHHLEEIMYNENMRRSQLLMLFDKFRSVLVVTSHEDPVISVFQSLLK; this comes from the exons ATGGATCTCCTTTTCCATGGAGCAAAG gtatcCAAAACTGATCCCTCACCAAAGAGAGAGATGCCCACTATGATTCTCTTCAACGTGGTGTTTGCACTAAGG GCCAATGCAGATCCATCTGTGATAAACTGCTTACACAACCTCTCCCGAAGAATTGCCATAGTCTTGCAGCACGAGGAACGCCGCTGTCAGTACCTGACCAGGGAGGCCAAGCTGATCTTAGCTATTCAGGATGAAGTGTCTGCCATGTCAGAAA CCACAGAAGGGCCACAGTCACCTTTTCATCATATCCTACCCAAGTGCAAACTGGCCAGAGATCTCAAAGAGACATATGACAG tCTCTGCACAACGGGGGTGGTCCGTTTACACATCAACAACTGGCTGGAAGTGAGTTTCTGCCTGCCTCATAAAATCCATTATGTTGCCACAAACTTCATACCCCCTGAAGCAATTGAGAGAAGCCTGAAATCTATCAG GCCTTACCATGCCTTATTACTTTTAAATGATGAGAAGTCATTGCTTAATGAGCTCCCATTGGACTGCTCTCCTGCCCTGGTGAGAGTAATTAAAACTACCTCTGCTGTGAAGAATTTGCAGCAACTGGCTCAAGATGCTGACTTAGCATTGCTGCAG GTTTTCCAGCTTGCTGCACATCTTGTTTACTGGGGAAAAGCAATTATTATTTATCCGCTGTGTGAAAACAATGTCTACATGCTTTCTCCAAATGCCAGTGTCTGTCT TTATTCTCCATTAGCAGATGCATTTTCTTGTCAGTTCCGGGGCCACAACCTGCCGTCGATGCTTTCCAAGTTCTCCCTCCCAGTGTCACTCTCAGAGTTCAAGAATCCGCTCGCACCGCCTGTTCAGGAG GTATTTAATACCTCATTTCTTACTCTGCAGACCCAGCTCATTCAAATGGTGATATGGATGCTCCAACACCGGCTTCTTATTCAGCTTCACACTTATGTCTGTCTGATGGTGCCACCAAATGAGGAGGATTTCCGAGCCCAAGATGAAGACATGCCCTTTACTGCTAGAGTTGGAGGCCGAAGTTTAAGCACCCCCAATGCTCTCAGCTTTGGCTCTCCAA CTAGTAGTGATGACATGACTCTGACAAGCCCTAGCATGGATAATTCCAGTGCTGAGTTGATACCTGGTGGGGACTCACCCCTAAATAAAAGGATGACAGAGAATCTCCTAGCAAGCTTGTTGGAACATGAGCGGGAAGCTATCCTTAATGTCCCTGCTGCCCAAAATCCAGAAGATCTTCGCATGTTTGCAAG GTTGCTGCACTATTTCCGAGGCCGACACCATTTGGAGGAGATCATGTACAACGAGAACATGCGTCGCTCCCAGCTGCTGATGCTGTTTGACAAATTCCGCAGTGTGCTGGTGGTGACCAGCCATGAGGACCCCgtgatttcagtttttcagtctcTCTTAAAGTGA
- the NPRL3 gene encoding GATOR complex protein NPRL3 isoform X9 — MCGKKFELKIDNVRFVGHPTLLQHALGQVSKTDPSPKREMPTMILFNVVFALRANADPSVINCLHNLSRRIAIVLQHEERRCQYLTREAKLILAIQDEVSAMSETTEGPQSPFHHILPKCKLARDLKETYDSLCTTGVVRLHINNWLEVSFCLPHKIHYVATNFIPPEAIERSLKSIRPYHALLLLNDEKSLLNELPLDCSPALVRVIKTTSAVKNLQQLAQDADLALLQVFQLAAHLVYWGKAIIIYPLCENNVYMLSPNASVCLYSPLADAFSCQFRGHNLPSMLSKFSLPVSLSEFKNPLAPPVQEVFNTSFLTLQTQLIQMVIWMLQHRLLIQLHTYVCLMVPPNEEDFRAQDEDMPFTARVGGRSLSTPNALSFGSPTSSDDMTLTSPSMDNSSAELIPGGDSPLNKRMTENLLASLLEHEREAILNVPAAQNPEDLRMFARLLHYFRGRHHLEEIMYNENMRRSQLLMLFDKFRSVLVVTSHEDPVISVFQSLLK, encoded by the exons gtatcCAAAACTGATCCCTCACCAAAGAGAGAGATGCCCACTATGATTCTCTTCAACGTGGTGTTTGCACTAAGG GCCAATGCAGATCCATCTGTGATAAACTGCTTACACAACCTCTCCCGAAGAATTGCCATAGTCTTGCAGCACGAGGAACGCCGCTGTCAGTACCTGACCAGGGAGGCCAAGCTGATCTTAGCTATTCAGGATGAAGTGTCTGCCATGTCAGAAA CCACAGAAGGGCCACAGTCACCTTTTCATCATATCCTACCCAAGTGCAAACTGGCCAGAGATCTCAAAGAGACATATGACAG tCTCTGCACAACGGGGGTGGTCCGTTTACACATCAACAACTGGCTGGAAGTGAGTTTCTGCCTGCCTCATAAAATCCATTATGTTGCCACAAACTTCATACCCCCTGAAGCAATTGAGAGAAGCCTGAAATCTATCAG GCCTTACCATGCCTTATTACTTTTAAATGATGAGAAGTCATTGCTTAATGAGCTCCCATTGGACTGCTCTCCTGCCCTGGTGAGAGTAATTAAAACTACCTCTGCTGTGAAGAATTTGCAGCAACTGGCTCAAGATGCTGACTTAGCATTGCTGCAG GTTTTCCAGCTTGCTGCACATCTTGTTTACTGGGGAAAAGCAATTATTATTTATCCGCTGTGTGAAAACAATGTCTACATGCTTTCTCCAAATGCCAGTGTCTGTCT TTATTCTCCATTAGCAGATGCATTTTCTTGTCAGTTCCGGGGCCACAACCTGCCGTCGATGCTTTCCAAGTTCTCCCTCCCAGTGTCACTCTCAGAGTTCAAGAATCCGCTCGCACCGCCTGTTCAGGAG GTATTTAATACCTCATTTCTTACTCTGCAGACCCAGCTCATTCAAATGGTGATATGGATGCTCCAACACCGGCTTCTTATTCAGCTTCACACTTATGTCTGTCTGATGGTGCCACCAAATGAGGAGGATTTCCGAGCCCAAGATGAAGACATGCCCTTTACTGCTAGAGTTGGAGGCCGAAGTTTAAGCACCCCCAATGCTCTCAGCTTTGGCTCTCCAA CTAGTAGTGATGACATGACTCTGACAAGCCCTAGCATGGATAATTCCAGTGCTGAGTTGATACCTGGTGGGGACTCACCCCTAAATAAAAGGATGACAGAGAATCTCCTAGCAAGCTTGTTGGAACATGAGCGGGAAGCTATCCTTAATGTCCCTGCTGCCCAAAATCCAGAAGATCTTCGCATGTTTGCAAG GTTGCTGCACTATTTCCGAGGCCGACACCATTTGGAGGAGATCATGTACAACGAGAACATGCGTCGCTCCCAGCTGCTGATGCTGTTTGACAAATTCCGCAGTGTGCTGGTGGTGACCAGCCATGAGGACCCCgtgatttcagtttttcagtctcTCTTAAAGTGA
- the MPG gene encoding DNA-3-methyladenine glycosylase, whose translation MPRKRKLLAQLSTLQSNSSFAPFDALENLNATPDGDSSPKSSKYFAIEKKNSSQLEDDFFNQPCISLAKSFLGQILVRKLPDGRELWGRIVETEAYLGGEDEASHSKGGKQTQRNAAMFMKPGTLYVYQIYGIYFCVNVSSQGEGAAVLLRSLEPLQGLDAMRELRSASKKGPTKLLKDWQLCNGPSKLCQAFGIDKAFDQRDLTQDAAIWMAPGHDLPGEQDVVATTRIGIGNRGEWAQKPLRFYLRGNKFVSVVDKKREREMAAMGHFSCS comes from the exons atgccaagaaaaagaaagctgttgGCTCAGTTAAGCACTCTCCAAAGCAACTCCAGCTTTGCTCCATTTGATGCCTTGGAGAACCTGAACGCTACACCTGATGGGGATTCTTctccaaaaagcagcaaatattttgcgatagagaaaaaaaattcttcccagcTAGAAGATGATTTTTTCAACCAGCCCTGTATTAGTCTGGCCAAGTCCTTTCTGGGACAG ATTTTAGTTCGCAAACTTCCTGATGGCAGAGAACTCTGGGGGAGGATTGTTGAAACAGAAGCTTATCTGGGTGGGGAAGATGAGGCTTCCCACTCAAAAGGTGGGAAGCAAACTCAACGAAATGCAGCAATGTTCATGAAACCGGGAACTCTGTATGTGTATCAGATCTACGGGATTTATTTCTGCGTGAATGTTTCCAGCCAAG gggaaggggctgcagtaTTACTTCGCTCTTTGGAACCTCTTCAGGGTTTAGATGCGATGAGAGAGCTGCGCAGTGCTTCAAAGAAAGGACCCACAAAGCTGCTGAAGGACTGGCAGCTGTGTAATGGGCCCTCCAAGCTCTGCCAAGCGTTTGGGATCGATAAGGCTTTTGACCAAAGAGACCTGACTCAAGATGCAGCCATCTGGATGGCACCTGGACATGACCTACCAGGGGAGCAGGACGTGGTAGCCACAACAAGGATTGGTATTGGCAACAGGGGAGAGTGGGCACAGAAACCTCTCAGGTTTTATTTACGAGGAAACAAATTTGTGAGTGTTGTAgacaagaaaagagagagagagatggcagCAATGGGACACTTCTCTTGCAGCTGA